In one window of Rhizobium oryzihabitans DNA:
- a CDS encoding DUF1330 domain-containing protein yields the protein MAKGYWIARVDVRDSERYKDYVTTAKPAFERFGANFLARGGALTELEGKARGRNVIIEFPSVQHAIDCYNSPEYQAAAKIRQEVADAEMMIVEGI from the coding sequence ATGGCAAAGGGATACTGGATCGCCCGTGTCGATGTGCGCGATAGTGAGCGCTACAAGGACTATGTCACGACGGCAAAGCCGGCTTTCGAGCGGTTCGGCGCCAATTTTCTCGCCCGTGGCGGCGCTTTGACCGAGCTGGAAGGTAAGGCGCGTGGGCGCAACGTCATCATCGAGTTTCCCTCGGTGCAGCACGCCATCGATTGCTACAACTCCCCCGAATACCAGGCCGCGGCCAAAATCCGTCAGGAAGTCGCGGATGCGGAGATGATGATCGTCGAGGGAATCTGA
- the pyrF gene encoding orotidine-5'-phosphate decarboxylase, with protein sequence MTAREKLIVGLDVPTVQQAEDIVSKIGDEVLFYKIGYQLVFAGGLEFARDLVQSGKKVFLDMKLLDIDNTVASGVENIARMGMSMLTLHAYPKAMRAAVKAAEGSGLCLLGVTVLTSMDDTDLAEAGYASDARSLVLRRAEQAREAGMGGIVCSAEESTAVREILGPDLAVVTPGIRPAGSEAGDQKRVMTPFDAIRAGSSHLVVARPIVRAEDPKAAARAILDDMLRASFPANQ encoded by the coding sequence ATGACCGCGCGCGAAAAACTCATCGTCGGGCTCGATGTTCCGACTGTGCAGCAGGCCGAAGACATCGTTTCGAAAATCGGCGACGAGGTTCTGTTCTACAAGATCGGTTATCAGCTGGTTTTCGCAGGCGGTCTCGAATTCGCGCGTGACCTTGTCCAGAGCGGCAAGAAGGTCTTTCTAGACATGAAGCTGCTCGATATCGACAACACCGTCGCCTCCGGCGTCGAAAACATCGCCCGCATGGGCATGTCAATGCTGACCCTGCACGCTTATCCGAAAGCCATGCGCGCCGCAGTCAAGGCTGCCGAAGGCTCCGGCCTCTGCCTTTTGGGTGTCACCGTGCTGACCTCGATGGACGACACCGATCTTGCCGAGGCCGGTTACGCCTCGGATGCCCGTTCGCTCGTACTGCGCCGTGCGGAACAGGCACGCGAGGCGGGCATGGGCGGCATCGTCTGTTCGGCGGAGGAATCGACGGCGGTGCGTGAAATTCTGGGCCCCGACCTTGCCGTCGTCACACCGGGTATCCGACCGGCCGGTTCCGAGGCCGGCGATCAGAAGCGTGTGATGACGCCTTTCGACGCCATCAGGGCCGGTTCGAGCCATCTGGTCGTCGCCCGCCCGATCGTCAGGGCGGAGGACCCGAAGGCGGCGGCCCGCGCCATTCTTGACGACATGCTGCGCGCCAGCTTTCCGGCCAATCAGTAA
- the dnaN gene encoding DNA polymerase III subunit beta, whose protein sequence is MRITLERSNLLKSLNHVHRVVERRNTIPILSNVLLRASGANLDMKATDLDLEITEATPAMVEQAGATTVPAHLLYEIVRKLPDGSEVLLATNPDGSTMTVASGRSKFSLQCLPETDFPDLTAGTFSHTFKLKATDLKMLIDRTQFAISTEETRYYLNGIFFHTIESNGELKLRAVATDGHRLARADVDAPSGSEGMPGIIIPRKTVGELQKLMDNPELEVTVEVSDAKIRLTIGSVVLTSKLIDGTFPDYQRVIPTGNDKEMRVDCQTFARAVDRVSTISSERGRAVKLALTDGQLTLTVNNPDSGSATEEVAVGYDNDSMEIGFNAKYLLDITSQLSGDDAIFLLADAGSPTLVRDTAGDDALYVLMPMRV, encoded by the coding sequence ATGCGTATTACTCTTGAGCGGTCGAACCTTCTTAAATCGCTGAACCACGTTCACAGGGTTGTCGAGCGTCGCAACACGATCCCGATCCTGTCCAACGTCCTCTTGCGCGCTTCCGGCGCCAATCTGGACATGAAGGCAACCGACCTCGATCTCGAAATCACCGAAGCGACACCGGCCATGGTGGAGCAGGCAGGCGCCACCACCGTGCCGGCGCATCTGCTTTATGAAATCGTGCGCAAGCTGCCGGATGGTTCCGAAGTGCTTCTGGCCACCAACCCTGATGGCTCGACGATGACGGTTGCCTCCGGCCGTTCGAAATTCTCGCTGCAATGCCTGCCGGAAACCGATTTCCCGGATCTGACCGCCGGCACCTTCAGCCACACTTTCAAACTGAAGGCGACCGATCTGAAGATGCTGATCGACCGGACGCAATTTGCGATTTCGACCGAAGAGACGCGTTATTACCTGAACGGCATTTTCTTCCACACCATCGAAAGCAATGGCGAGCTGAAGCTGCGCGCGGTTGCGACGGACGGCCACCGCCTGGCGCGCGCCGATGTGGATGCGCCCTCCGGTTCCGAAGGCATGCCGGGCATCATCATTCCGCGCAAGACCGTCGGCGAATTGCAGAAGCTGATGGACAATCCTGAACTGGAAGTCACCGTGGAGGTCTCGGATGCGAAAATCCGCCTGACCATCGGCTCGGTCGTTTTGACCTCGAAGCTGATCGACGGCACCTTCCCCGACTACCAGCGCGTCATCCCCACCGGCAACGACAAGGAAATGCGCGTCGATTGCCAGACCTTCGCACGGGCCGTCGACCGTGTGTCGACCATCTCTTCCGAGCGAGGCCGCGCCGTGAAGCTGGCGCTGACAGATGGCCAGCTGACACTGACGGTCAACAATCCGGACTCGGGAAGTGCGACGGAAGAAGTGGCTGTCGGTTACGACAATGATTCGATGGAAATCGGCTTCAATGCCAAATATCTCCTCGACATCACCTCGCAGCTTTCCGGCGACGACGCGATTTTCCTTCTGGCGGATGCTGGCTCGCCGACGCTGGTTCGCGACACCGCCGGTGACGATGCGCTTTACGTTCTGATGCCGATGCGCGTTTAA
- a CDS encoding complex I NDUFA9 subunit family protein, whose product MTLANLPPLVTVFGGSGFVGRHVVRMLARRGYRIRVAVRRPDLAGFLQPLGNVGQISFAQANLRYRDSIIKAVEDADHVVNCVGILTESGRNTFDAVQEFGAKAIAEAARDAGATLTHISAIGAEAGSPTGYGRTKGRAEAAIHSVLPGAVILRPSIIFGPEDDFFNKFAKMARGLPFLPLIGGGKTKFQPVYVEDVAEAVARSVDGKLKPGAIYELGGQDVMTFRDCLEAVLAATYRQRPFVDLPFGIASMIAKITSMIPLITPPLTVDQVTMLKKDNVVSADAEKNGLTLEGIGITPVRVASVLPSYMVQYRTHGQFSNAGKAA is encoded by the coding sequence ATGACCTTGGCCAACCTTCCACCCCTCGTCACCGTTTTCGGCGGTTCGGGTTTTGTCGGCCGGCATGTCGTGAGAATGCTCGCCAGGCGCGGTTACCGCATCCGCGTGGCCGTGCGCCGTCCCGATCTTGCCGGCTTCCTACAGCCGCTCGGCAATGTCGGTCAGATTTCCTTTGCCCAGGCAAACCTGCGTTATCGCGATTCCATCATCAAAGCCGTTGAAGACGCCGACCATGTGGTCAATTGCGTCGGCATTCTGACTGAAAGCGGCCGCAACACCTTTGACGCCGTGCAGGAATTCGGTGCGAAGGCCATTGCCGAAGCCGCCCGCGATGCAGGCGCCACGCTGACGCATATCTCCGCCATCGGTGCGGAAGCGGGTTCGCCGACCGGTTACGGCCGCACCAAGGGTCGCGCCGAAGCCGCCATCCATTCCGTCCTGCCCGGCGCGGTTATCCTGCGTCCGTCGATCATTTTTGGACCGGAAGACGATTTCTTCAACAAATTCGCCAAGATGGCGCGCGGCCTGCCCTTCCTGCCGCTGATCGGCGGCGGAAAAACGAAGTTCCAGCCGGTCTATGTCGAAGATGTCGCCGAGGCTGTCGCCCGCAGCGTGGATGGCAAGCTGAAGCCCGGCGCCATCTATGAACTCGGTGGTCAGGACGTGATGACGTTCCGCGACTGTCTCGAGGCAGTTCTTGCCGCAACCTACCGTCAGCGTCCTTTCGTCGACCTGCCGTTCGGCATCGCCTCGATGATCGCCAAGATCACCTCAATGATACCGCTCATCACACCGCCGCTGACGGTCGACCAGGTGACCATGCTGAAAAAGGACAATGTTGTTTCCGCTGATGCGGAAAAGAACGGCCTGACGCTGGAAGGTATCGGCATTACCCCCGTTCGCGTCGCTTCCGTCCTGCCGTCCTACATGGTGCAATATCGCACGCACGGCCAGTTCTCCAATGCGGGAAAAGCGGCCTGA
- the pmtA gene encoding phospholipid N-methyltransferase PmtA, whose amino-acid sequence MALNLKQRLEQKFEEEIRFFKGMVSQPKKVGAIVPTSSITAKKMASVINPHSGLPVLELGPGTGVITKAILARGIKPENLTAIEYSTDFYNQLLRSYPGVNFVNGDAFDLDATLGEHKGQMFDSVISAVPMLNFPMAARIKLLDELLKRVPHGRPVVQISYGPISPIVAQPHLYHIRHFDFIVRNIPPAQLWTYTRA is encoded by the coding sequence ATGGCACTTAACCTGAAGCAACGCCTTGAACAGAAATTCGAGGAAGAAATCCGTTTTTTCAAGGGCATGGTCAGCCAGCCAAAGAAAGTCGGAGCCATCGTCCCGACATCATCCATCACGGCGAAAAAAATGGCGAGTGTCATCAATCCCCATTCCGGTCTTCCAGTTCTTGAGCTCGGGCCTGGCACCGGCGTCATCACCAAGGCCATTCTGGCGCGCGGCATCAAGCCGGAAAACCTGACTGCCATCGAATATTCGACGGATTTCTACAATCAGCTTCTCAGAAGCTATCCGGGCGTCAATTTCGTCAATGGCGACGCCTTCGATCTCGATGCGACGCTCGGCGAACACAAGGGCCAGATGTTCGACAGCGTCATTTCCGCCGTGCCGATGCTGAATTTCCCCATGGCCGCCCGCATCAAGCTTCTCGACGAATTGCTGAAACGCGTGCCGCACGGCCGCCCCGTCGTGCAGATTTCATACGGTCCCATTTCCCCGATCGTCGCGCAGCCGCATCTCTATCATATCCGCCATTTCGATTTCATCGTGCGCAATATTCCCCCAGCGCAATTGTGGACCTATACGCGGGCCTGA
- a CDS encoding histidine phosphatase family protein, whose translation MHALYITHPQVRIDPTVPVPEWGLSETGAQRAREASRLPWAHALRRIVSSAETKAIETARILAETSGAEIEIVEAMHENDRSATGFLPPPEFEKAADWFFAHPQESFHGWEKAIDAQARIVSAVKAVLDRHDPRQPIAFVGHGGVGTLLKCHIEGRGISRSKDQPPGGGNLFRFSIADFSLAAASPTCDWTAMETWQG comes from the coding sequence ATGCATGCGCTCTACATCACCCATCCCCAGGTCAGGATCGATCCGACGGTTCCGGTTCCCGAATGGGGACTGTCGGAAACGGGCGCCCAGCGGGCACGCGAGGCGAGCCGGCTGCCCTGGGCGCATGCATTGCGGCGCATCGTTTCCAGTGCCGAAACCAAGGCGATAGAGACCGCCCGCATCCTTGCCGAAACATCCGGTGCTGAGATAGAGATCGTCGAGGCGATGCATGAAAACGACCGGTCGGCCACCGGCTTCCTGCCGCCACCGGAATTCGAAAAGGCAGCGGACTGGTTCTTCGCCCATCCTCAGGAGAGTTTTCACGGCTGGGAAAAGGCAATAGATGCGCAAGCGCGGATCGTCAGCGCCGTCAAGGCCGTTCTCGACCGGCACGATCCCCGGCAGCCGATCGCCTTTGTCGGTCACGGCGGCGTCGGAACACTTTTGAAATGCCATATCGAAGGCCGCGGCATCAGCCGTAGCAAGGACCAGCCGCCCGGCGGCGGCAATCTTTTCCGCTTTTCCATCGCCGACTTTTCTCTTGCAGCCGCGTCCCCCACATGCGACTGGACGGCAATGGAAACATGGCAGGGATAA
- a CDS encoding undecaprenyl-diphosphate phosphatase: MGDQSIISALLLGIIEGLTEFIPVSSTAHVLLAGHFLGFKSPGNTFAVLIQLGAILAILLVYFQKLVSIALALPTSTKARRFVLAVALAFLPAAVIGALAHDFIKTVLFETPMLICVVLIIGGVILLAVDRMPLKPKYTDIMDYPPSLAFKIGLFQCLAMIPGTSRSGATIVGSLLMGTDKRSAAEFSFFLAMPTMLGAFTLDLYKNRDALSFDDGALIAVGFIAAFVSGLFVVRSLLDFVSRRGFAPFAWWRIVIGSLGLVALLVFG, encoded by the coding sequence TCTGCTGGGTATTATCGAGGGTCTGACGGAGTTCATTCCCGTCTCCTCAACGGCGCATGTTCTCCTGGCCGGCCATTTCCTCGGCTTCAAATCGCCTGGAAATACCTTTGCCGTCCTCATCCAGCTCGGCGCGATCCTAGCCATCCTTCTTGTGTATTTTCAAAAGCTTGTGTCGATAGCGCTCGCCTTGCCGACAAGTACGAAGGCGCGCCGCTTCGTGCTGGCCGTCGCTCTCGCCTTCCTGCCAGCGGCGGTCATCGGGGCGCTGGCGCATGATTTCATCAAGACGGTGCTGTTCGAAACGCCAATGCTCATCTGCGTCGTCTTGATTATAGGCGGCGTCATATTGCTCGCGGTCGACCGGATGCCGCTGAAACCGAAATATACCGACATCATGGACTATCCGCCATCGCTTGCCTTCAAGATCGGCCTCTTCCAGTGCCTTGCCATGATTCCCGGCACGTCCCGGTCCGGTGCCACCATCGTCGGCTCGCTGCTGATGGGCACCGACAAGCGCTCCGCCGCCGAATTTTCGTTTTTCCTGGCGATGCCGACCATGCTCGGCGCTTTTACTCTCGATCTCTACAAGAACCGCGACGCGCTGAGTTTCGATGATGGCGCGCTGATTGCCGTCGGCTTCATCGCCGCATTCGTCTCCGGCCTCTTTGTCGTTCGCTCGTTGCTGGACTTCGTCTCGCGAAGGGGTTTTGCGCCTTTTGCCTGGTGGCGCATCGTCATCGGCTCGCTTGGCCTGGTGGCACTTCTGGTCTTTGGTTGA